One bacterium genomic region harbors:
- a CDS encoding VOC family protein, translating to MAKPLFHLAFPVHDLKAAKKFYLALGCRAGRASAHSAIFKLGEHQIVAQLAKEKPRPQRGIYPRHFGLIFGSLKEWQALEKRARRRKLAFYQEPKLRFAGTPLEHRTFFLQDPSLNLLEFKFYSDPAAIFGRRRIKKIGDH from the coding sequence GTGGCTAAACCCCTCTTCCATCTGGCCTTCCCGGTCCACGACCTGAAGGCCGCGAAGAAATTCTATCTCGCCCTCGGCTGCCGCGCCGGCCGGGCCTCGGCTCATTCGGCGATCTTCAAGCTCGGCGAGCACCAGATCGTCGCCCAGCTCGCCAAGGAAAAGCCACGGCCGCAGCGCGGGATCTACCCCCGCCACTTCGGCCTCATCTTCGGCAGCTTGAAGGAATGGCAGGCGCTGGAAAAGCGGGCCCGGCGGCGCAAGCTCGCTTTCTATCAGGAGCCCAAGCTCCGTTTCGCCGGAACGCCGCTCGAGCACCGGACCTTCTTCCTCCAGGACCCTTCGCTGAATTTATTGGAGTTCAAGTTCTACAGCGATCCGGCGGCGATCTTCGGCCGGCGCCGGATCAAGAAGATCGGGGATCACTGA
- a CDS encoding ChaN family lipoprotein: MTPISVRQILEDYPKAAQAEEVSPWLLNLDENQDGTFQPEELRNHEGRLRCDFRVRGLGAQRWKKLEAILVGRSLVKENPDGCPVKQGPSPGRMPAASAGLYRGNAYDFVFQLGKGIGLQAVLDFLKDAGYPATPQKKFHEAALASGRLIRIETHRGHLQKIHYLDAQGKASILCRLEFWELLRAAGRFEDFFAANPYYEQEREAWGRYHSVVYTYGKTPTLSRAQAAKKGWKGVLLFPDIHGSWERIQALEKMIRSQKLDWLAIEMLPQNLQSELDDFLTAKASSTAWREAKRKLQNYLQPFWAPYFKKISKPEENPYYQLLLLCRRRGLKVVALDAPASYTQAADAKMSSLSIGTRNRIWAEGVPAKGRGIVYGGAFHFSGYPKVRFQDFLEERDRKRSVSLLSF, translated from the coding sequence AGCTGCGCAACCACGAAGGCCGGCTCCGCTGCGATTTCCGGGTTCGAGGCTTGGGCGCTCAGCGCTGGAAAAAACTGGAAGCCATCCTGGTCGGGCGCTCCTTGGTAAAAGAAAATCCCGATGGCTGCCCGGTGAAACAAGGCCCGAGTCCGGGCCGAATGCCCGCCGCTTCGGCCGGGCTCTATCGTGGCAACGCCTATGACTTCGTCTTTCAATTGGGGAAGGGCATCGGTCTCCAGGCCGTGCTCGACTTTTTGAAAGATGCCGGATACCCGGCCACCCCGCAGAAAAAATTCCACGAGGCCGCCTTGGCCAGCGGCCGCTTGATTCGAATCGAAACCCACCGCGGCCACCTCCAGAAGATCCACTATCTCGACGCCCAAGGCAAAGCTTCGATCCTTTGCCGGCTGGAATTTTGGGAATTGCTGCGTGCCGCCGGCCGCTTCGAGGATTTCTTCGCGGCCAATCCTTATTACGAGCAGGAGCGGGAGGCCTGGGGCCGCTACCACTCGGTGGTCTACACCTACGGCAAAACGCCGACCTTGAGCCGGGCTCAAGCCGCCAAGAAAGGTTGGAAGGGCGTTCTGCTCTTCCCCGACATCCATGGCAGCTGGGAACGGATTCAGGCCTTGGAAAAAATGATCCGCAGCCAGAAGCTCGATTGGCTGGCCATCGAGATGCTGCCGCAAAATCTGCAAAGCGAGCTCGACGATTTTCTGACCGCCAAGGCGAGCAGCACCGCTTGGCGCGAGGCCAAGCGCAAGCTCCAGAACTACCTCCAGCCGTTCTGGGCGCCCTATTTCAAGAAGATCAGCAAGCCGGAGGAGAATCCCTATTACCAGCTCCTCCTGCTCTGCCGCCGCCGGGGGCTCAAGGTCGTGGCCTTGGACGCGCCGGCCTCCTATACCCAAGCCGCCGACGCCAAGATGAGCTCGCTCAGCATTGGCACCCGCAACCGGATCTGGGCCGAAGGGGTTCCGGCCAAGGGCCGTGGCATCGTCTACGGCGGGGCTTTTCACTTCAGCGGCTATCCGAAAGTCCGGTTCCAGGATTTTTTGGAGGAGCGGGATCGGAAGAGATCCGTCTCGCTGTTGTCATTCTGA
- a CDS encoding glutathione S-transferase family protein, whose protein sequence is MSREDTILYQFPISHYCEKARWTLAFKGLPYRLVNLAPGLHLRKTRKMGCGATSLPVLRHGGQIVQGSDAIIDYLDRIQPEPRLTPLDPAEAAEAREWEVFLDREIGVHLRRYFYHYLLAQPAMAKRMILHDTSFSIRAIYAFAFPAIRRLMRRAMNIRPETAEKSRQRLLEAIDRLNQTLKNRNYLVGDRFSRADMSAAALLAPLCTPPEHSFPFPQEAEMPEVLRDFRAAHRQEPFFLWTLKLYREHRG, encoded by the coding sequence ATGAGCCGCGAAGACACCATCCTCTATCAATTTCCGATCTCGCATTACTGCGAGAAGGCTCGATGGACCCTCGCCTTCAAGGGCTTGCCCTACCGTTTGGTCAATTTGGCGCCGGGACTTCATTTGCGGAAAACCCGGAAGATGGGCTGCGGCGCCACCAGCCTCCCGGTGCTGCGGCACGGCGGCCAAATCGTCCAGGGCTCCGACGCCATCATCGACTACCTCGATCGGATCCAGCCCGAGCCTCGCCTGACTCCGCTCGATCCGGCCGAAGCCGCCGAAGCCCGGGAATGGGAAGTTTTCCTCGATAGGGAAATCGGCGTCCACCTTCGCCGCTACTTCTATCATTATCTCTTGGCCCAACCGGCGATGGCCAAGCGGATGATTTTGCACGACACCTCTTTTTCGATCCGGGCGATCTACGCCTTCGCCTTCCCGGCCATCCGCCGGCTGATGCGCCGGGCGATGAACATTCGGCCCGAAACCGCCGAAAAATCGCGGCAGCGCTTGTTGGAGGCCATCGATCGCTTGAACCAAACCCTGAAAAACCGGAACTACCTGGTGGGCGACCGCTTCAGCCGGGCCGACATGAGCGCCGCCGCCCTGCTGGCGCCGCTCTGCACGCCGCCCGAGCATTCCTTCCCCTTTCCGCAGGAAGCGGAAATGCCGGAGGTCCTGCGCGATTTCCGGGCCGCCCACCGCCAAGAGCCTTTTTTCCTTTGGACCTTGAAACTCTATCGGGAGCACCGTGGCTAA